The following proteins come from a genomic window of Anas platyrhynchos isolate ZD024472 breed Pekin duck chromosome 20, IASCAAS_PekinDuck_T2T, whole genome shotgun sequence:
- the PIPOX gene encoding peroxisomal sarcosine oxidase, with translation MGTRTDMAALSQPQQASYDAIVIGAGIQGSFAAYHLAQRHRDTLLLEQFVLPHSRGSSHGQSRITRSAYPQAHYARMMPDSFLLWQRLEAEAGTSLYRRTGLVVLGPAGDPELEGCRRGTGPGDTLDAAALARRFPGLRPRAGDVTLWDGSGGVLRADRALRAVQEVFRRHGGTLRDGEKVLSIQPGAVLTVTTTGGVYRAPRLIIAAGAWTSAVLAPLGLRLPLQPLRINVCYWREKEPGSYSAGTATPCFMALGLPEAPHGIYGLPALEYPGLVKVCYHHGSPVDPEDRDRAPPGAPHPDVALLSSFISSYLPGLEPQPAVLETCMYTNTPDGDFILDRHPKHSNIVIGAGFSGHGFKLAPVVGKLLCELSLGEEPSHSTAPFAISRFPGALRAAL, from the exons atgGGGACGAGGACGGACATGGCTGCCCtgagccagccccagcaggcgTCCTATGATGCCATCGTCATCGGGGCTGGCATCCAGGGCTCCTTCGCCGCCTACCACCTGGCGCAGCGGCACCGGGACAcactcctgctggagcag TTTGTCCTGCCCCACTCTCGGGGCAGCTCGCACGGGCAGAGCCGCATCACCCGCAGCGCCTACCCGCAGGCGCACTACGCCCGCATGATGCCCGACAGCTTCCTCCTCTGGCAGAGGCTGGAGGCTGAGGCCGGCACCAGCCTCTACAG GCGGACggggctggtggtgctggggccggCGGGTGACCCAGAGCTGGAGGGCTGCCGGCGCGGCACGGGGCCCGGTGACACACTCGACGCCGCGGCGCTGGCACGGCGCTTCCCCGGCCTCCGGCCCCGTGCCGGGGACGTGACCCTGTGGGACGGCAGCGGCGGGGTGCTCCGGGCAGACCGGGCGCTGCGGGCAGTGCAG GAGGTGTTTCGCCGGCACGGGGGCACGCTGCGCGACGGGGAGAAGGTGCTGAGCATCCAGCCCGGTGCTGTGCTCACCGTCACCACCACCGGCGGGGTGTACCGAGCCCCCCGGCTCATCATCGCGGCCGGAGCCTGGACCAGTGCCGTGCTGGCACCGTTGGGCCTCCGCCTGCCGCTGCAG cccctgcgCATCAACGTGTGCTACTGGAGGGAGAAGGAGCCCGGCAGCTACAGCGCAGGCACGGCCACCCCCTGCTTCATGGCTTTGGGGCTGCCCGAGGCTCCCCACGGCATCTACGGGCTGCCTGCCCTCGAGTACCCCGGGCTGGTCAAG GTGTGCTACCACCACGGCAGCCCCGTTGACCCCGAGGATCGGGACCGGGCCCCCCCGGGTGCTCCCCACCCCGACGTCGCCCTCCTGAGCAGCTTCATCAGCAGCTACCTGCCCGGGCTGGAGCCGCAGCCGGCGGTGCTGGAGACCTGCATGTACACG AACACCCCAGATGGAGACTTCATCCTGGACCGGCACCCCAAGCACAGCAACATTGTCATCGGGGCCGGCTTCTCGG GCCATGGGTTCAAACTGGCACCGGtggtggggaagctgctgtgcgAGCTGAGCCTGGGCGAGGAGCCGTCCCACAGCACGGCCCCCTTTGCCATCAGCCGCTTCCCCGGTGCGCTCCGGGCTGCGCTGTAG